A stretch of the Notamacropus eugenii isolate mMacEug1 chromosome 2, mMacEug1.pri_v2, whole genome shotgun sequence genome encodes the following:
- the LOC140522948 gene encoding uncharacterized protein — protein sequence MKDPFVVHQAYGCGLDGAGNVLINPKTVSIKSDNTIFGEEAQAIKEPQQMAMRQNWYLHLEACSARSDLYMNRSSSHDDLEARIAGSVFGLVEEIGPAPRTFYKKSRGRSEFSSPRENDGGCSHVSFYAKQLSKQLPNVPKIKPASVVGFLSNPRSPQPQNESSPSLDRRLPPSSGLGPWLSRAPHAALLGVGGREEAGGGRGAGRRRCSVGGLVCGARPPPGLEGFWAGNAGTAAVSVAASVRRGSRARERARPGERGSDSGINKQGGPRRSPSTVQGRRGLAMDETAHKKGQEMNVRARPPGPRQPCRAGGEQPPYLHQDGRVVKALDLRSNGHMSAWVRTPLLVQRFFLSHK from the exons ATGAAGGACCCTTTTGTAGTCCATCAGGCCTATGGCTGTGGACTTGATGGAGCTGGAAATGTGTTGATTAACCCTAAGACAGTCTCAATAAAGAGTGATAATACTATCTTTGGGGAAGAAGCCCAAGCAATAAAAGAACCTCAACAGATGGCAATGAGACAAAACTGGTACCTACACCTGGAGGCTTGCA GTGCCAGAAGTGATCTCTATATGAACAGGAGTTCAAGCCATGATGACCTTGAAGCTAGGATTGCAG GAAGTGTGTTTGGATTGGTTGAAGAGATAGGTCCCGCCCCGAGAACTTTCTATAAGAAATCTCGCGGACGTTCAGAATTCAGTAGTCCAAGAGAAAATGATGGGGGTTGTTCGCATGTCTCTTTTTACGCAAAACAGTTGTCCAAACAACTCCCGAACGTTCCTAAAATAAAGCCGGCGTCTGTGGTCGGCTTCTTGTCCAATCCTCGCTCTCCCCAACCACAGAATGAGTCCAGCCCCTCCTTGGATCGCCGCCTCCCGCCTAGTTCAGGGCTCGGTCCCTGGCTGTCCCGGGCTCCCCACGCAGCTCTCCTAGGGGTCGGAGGCCGAGAGGAAgcaggcggggggaggggagcgggACGGCGACGTTGTTCAGTTGGTGGGTTGGTTTGCGGCGCCCGACCGCCGCCGGGGCTCGAGGGGTTCTGGGCCGGAAACGCCGGGACTGCCGCCGTCTCCGTCGCCGCCTCCGTGAGGCGGGGGAGCCGCGCGCGGGAGAGAGCGAGGCCGGGAGAAAGAGGAAGCGACTCTGGAATAAATAAACAGGGTGGGCCGCGGCGGAGCCCCTCCACTGTTCAGGGGAGAAGGGGCTTGGCGATGGACGAGACCGCACACAAGAAAGGACAGGAAATGAATGTTCGCGCCCGCCCTCCCGGCCCCCGACAGCCTTGTAGGGCGGGCGGAGAGCAGCCTCCGTACCTGCACCAGGATGGCCGAGTGGTTAAGGCGTTGGACTTAAGATCCAATGGACATATGTCCGCGTGGGTTCGAACCCCACTCCTGgtacaaaggttttttttgtctcataaataa